The Longimicrobium sp. genomic sequence CTCGTGGAGCTCGGGGTGGCTGGCTTTCACGACCCTCACGTCGCCCGTGCGCCCGTCGGCGTCCACCACGAAGCTGGTCATCACCCGGCCGGAAGCACGCGCGTAGCGCAGCACCGCGGGAAGGTCGTACCGGGCGTCGGCCAGCGCTTCCGGATTGAGCAGGTGCGGCTGGACGTCTACCTCCGCTTCCTCATAGACGCGCGTGCTGCCGAACGCATCGGCCGGCTCCCGAGCGGCGCCGCGGAACAGCCCGGCCACCCAGGCGAGGGCGACGAGCAGAAGGGTTGCGGCGACCCCGGCCGCCATCCACACGAAGCCGTTGACGCCGGTGGACGGCGCTCCGGGCGCGGAAGGTGTGCCGGATCCTGTCGGCGGGCCTGGCGCCGCCGGCCACGAGGGTGTCGCCGAATCCGGCCGCGGCCCGCCGGTATCCAGTGGTGGCGCCGAACGGGACGGCGGCGCTCCAGCCGGCTCCCGCTCGATCTGCCACTCGATGGGCAGCTCCGCCCAGACGGGGACTGGCCGGCCGTCTACCTCGGCAGGAGAGAAGCGGAGGCGCGACACGGCCGCAAGGCTGGCGGCGTCGAACAGGCGGTTGGTGCTGCTGGTGATTTCCAGGCTGCTGACCGACCCGTCCGTGTTCACCCTGAACCGTACCTGCACCGAGCCGGTCACCCCCGCGTCGCGCAGCGCTGGCGGATACAGGCGCTCCAGCTCTGTCTGCAACTCGGCGACGTTCAGCGGGCGGGGCGGGACCGTGACGGCACTCAATTCGTACGCAGCTTGATCGTCGGGCTGCGCGGCGGCCGGCAGCGCGGACAGGAGTGCCAGGGCCAGAACGGGCAACAGGTGGCGCGATCGCATCTGCGTTGGTGTACGGGTGGAGGTGAGGGGTTGAGGTTGCACCCTCGCCCGCCCGGCGTCAACGGTCCGATCCGCCGCGACACCCCGAGCTTGATCGTCTACCAACAAAGCGAAGCGCCCGCCGGGATGGCTCCCGGCGGGCGCTTCGCTTTCCCTGCCCGGCGGCGGCTACAGGGTCGTGCCGCCCGTTCCGAACCCGCCGGTGCCAGAACCGCCAGTGGCGCCGCCGACTCCTCCCGCGGTGCCGCCGCCGGTACCGGTCCCCGTCGAGCCGTACCCACCGGTGCCGGTCGTGCCCGTGCTGGTGGTTCCGCCGCCCGAGCGCGAGGTGCCGCGCTCGTAGCCGCGGCGCGCGAAGTCACGCAGCGAGTCGTAGCTCGCGGCGCGCGAGCCGCTGAAGCCGCTGCGCAGGTGCGGCTCCACGTCGTCGAAGCTGCGCCCGGCGTACTCCGGGTTTCGAGCCGCGGCGTAGCCCACCACGTAAACCGTGCGCGCCCGGTCGTACGGCACGCCCGTGGTGCGCACCGGGTGCGACTCGTAGTACGTGCGGCACTCCTGCTCCTCCTCCTCGCTGATGTCGCGGAGGCTCTCGTACAGCTTGCGGCCGGCCCACCAGCCGCCCGCCGCCAGCGCGATGCCGCCCACGATCATCTTCCAATCGTAGGCGTGGGCCGCAAAGCCGCGGATGCGCTCGAAGCGGCCTTCCTTGTCCTCGCCGTAGTCGCGGCGGATGTCCACCTCGACCTCGTTGAAGTCGCGGCCCGAGTACGTGGGGTTGGCCGCCGCGCGGTGGCCCAGCTCGTACCCGGTGCGCGCCTCGTCGTACGTGGACGGACCGGTGGCGGGGGTGGCCGGTACCGTGGCGTAGTGCCGCTGGTACGTCGTTTCGGCGGTCCCGAAGTCGTCTTCCGATCCGCCGAAGCTCACGGTGCCGGACGCGCCGCCCAGGTCACCACCCGACGATCCCAGGCTGCCCGTGGTGCCACCCAGGCCGCCGCCGGTCGATCCCGCCCCGGTCGATCCGCCGAGGCCGCCGGTCGATCCGCCGAGACCGCCCGTCGAGCCGGCGCCAGTCGAACCGCCGAGCCCACTCCCCGTCGAGCCGCCCAGTCCGCCGGCCGATCCAG encodes the following:
- a CDS encoding TonB family protein, translating into MRSRHLLPVLALALLSALPAAAQPDDQAAYELSAVTVPPRPLNVAELQTELERLYPPALRDAGVTGSVQVRFRVNTDGSVSSLEITSSTNRLFDAASLAAVSRLRFSPAEVDGRPVPVWAELPIEWQIEREPAGAPPSRSAPPLDTGGPRPDSATPSWPAAPGPPTGSGTPSAPGAPSTGVNGFVWMAAGVAATLLLVALAWVAGLFRGAAREPADAFGSTRVYEEAEVDVQPHLLNPEALADARYDLPAVLRYARASGRVMTSFVVDADGRTGDVRVVKASHPELHEPALRVLQGLRFKPGQVGGRPVAVRVALPVEWDTPTR